Proteins encoded within one genomic window of Ranitomeya variabilis isolate aRanVar5 chromosome 4, aRanVar5.hap1, whole genome shotgun sequence:
- the LOC143764789 gene encoding uncharacterized protein LOC143764789, with the protein MAKSLLHDGDSATPRTRNYFVKRIIVRWRSMKDRFNKDMRQENQVKSGAAHRILRKYKYHRNLAFLRPALATRTIWCSTTQPGSSSVGVDPHRPANEQTPSQSSTNEGATWQAS; encoded by the exons aTGGCCAAATCGCTGCTGCATGATGGAGACAGTGCCACGCCACGTACCAGAAattattttg tgaagagaataataGTGCGTTGGcgctcgatgaaggaccgcttcaacaaggacatgagacaggagaaccaggttaaaagtggtgctgctcacAGGAtactcagaaaatacaaataccaccggaaccttgcttttctgaggcctgcgcttgctacGCGAAC AATCTGGTgcagcaccacacaacctggatcgtcctctgttggagtggaccctcatcgaccagccaacgaacagacaccgtcccaatcatccaccaacgAAGGAGCAACCTGGCAGGCCTCatag